GGTGGGCGAGATGGAAGAGCTCGCAGCCCTCGGGCACGCACCAGCTCGGCTTGCCGGGATAGGCGAAGAACGATACCGGCGGCTTGCTGCCGACCAGGATGATCTGCTCGGTGCCGGCGAGAAACGCCGTGATCTGCTCGCCGAAATAAGGAATCCGCTCCACCGTCACCCGGCCGGCGCCCGGCTCGGAATGCGGCGCGAAGTTGTCGCATATCAGCCGCACGCCGGTCTTGGCGTGAACTCGCCCGGCCGCCTCGAGCCCGTCGCCGATCAGGGCCTTGCCGCGCAACAGCATGGCGGTCTTCTTGCCGTTCGACAGCAGCTTTGCGATCGCCTCGACGGTATCGGCGCTGACCTTGGCAGGCCCGATATCCGGCAAGGGTGGCGCGGCGCGATCGGCCGGATTCCAGGCGGTGTCGGCGGGCAGGATCAGCGTGGCGACGCCACCCGGCGCGGCACGCGCGGCCTGTACCGCCCGCGCCGTATCGGCGGCGACGGTCTTGGCGCTCCTGGATTCGTGGATCCAGCTCGAGACCGGGCGGGCAAAGCCGACGATGTCGGACGTCAGCGGCGCATCGTATTGCAGATGATAGGTCGCATGATCGCCGACGATATTGACGACCGGCGTCGCGGCGCGGCGGGCATTGTGCAGATTGGCAAGGCCATTGGCCAGTCCGGGCCCGAGATGCATCAGGGTCGCGGCCGGTTTGCCGGCGATGCGGCCGTAGCCATCGGCAGCGCCGGTCGCGACGCCCTCGAACAGGCAAAGCACCGGACGCAATTCCGTGACGGAATCGAGCGCGGCAACGAAGTGCATTTCCGAAGTGCCGGGATTGGCGAAACAGATATCGACACCGCAACCGACCAGGGTTTTCACCAGCGATTGCGCGCCGTTCATTGGATTGTCCATTTCCGTCCCCGTTTTGTTTTTCTGAACGCTATGGCGCAGGCAGAAGACTGCCATTGATGTGAATCAACCGCGCCGCCGCAGCTAAGGACGCCGGCAGCAACCGATCAAGCGGTATCGCCAGGACGTTTGCCTGCGGGGACCGGAACATTCCGCACCGTCCGGTGCGGAGATGACCGGCGTGCTATCTAATAATGCGGCGGCGGTTCGTTGGTGGCGCCGGGCGCGTTGGCTTCCGCTTCCCGCAGCCGCTCGTTCAGGGCGGCGAGCTGCCGCGTCAGGGCGTCGATCTGCTGCCATTGCGCGGTGATGGTGTTGTTCAACGCCTCGATAGTCTCGTCCTGGAACGCCAGGCGGATTTCCAGCGCGTCGATGCGATCGCTGAGCGTCCCGGTGTCATTCATCGGAGCCATGTTCCATTGCGCGTTCCCGCAAGCCGTGGCCGAGCGCGACGCGGTCGTCGAACACGAAACACTCGCCGCGCCAGCGGCTTTCGGTTTCCGGCACGCCTTCCAGGTATTTCAGGATGCCGCCCTTGAGGTGATAGACCTCGGCGAAGCCGCGCGCCAGCAGATGGGCGCTGGCCTTTTCGCAGCGGATGCCGCCGGTGCAGAACATCGCGATCCTCCGATGCCTGGCCGGATCAAGCTGTTGCGCGGCGAAATCCTTGAATTGCCCGAAACTCCTGATGCCGGGATCGACGGCGCCGGCGAAGGTGCCCATCGCCACCTCGAAGGCGTTGCGGGTGTCGATCACGAGCGTGTCGGGCGCTGCGATCAGCGCGTTCCAGTCGGCGGGATCGACATAGATGCCGACCTGCCGCGTCGGGTCGGCCGCGGGATCGCCGAGGGTGACGATCTCCTTTTTCAGGCGGATCTTCAGGCGCTGGAACGGCATCGCCGCGGCGGCCGAAAATTTCAGCTCGAGATTGTCGAGTCGGCCGCCGAACAGGGCGCCATCGCGCAACTCCCCGACCAGCTCGTCGATGGCGTCCCCGCTTCCGGCGATCGTGCCGTTGATGCCCTCATGCGCCAGCAGCACGCTGCCCTTCAGTTCCAGAGCGGCGCAGATCGCCCGCAGCGGCTCCCTGAGCTCGCGGAAGTCCGGCAGGGCGGCAAACTGGTAGAAAGCGGCGACCTTGTAAGCCATGGCGGAGGTTTATCAGGAGGGTGGAGCAGGGGAAAGACTGACCCGACCTCATCCTGTCGGGATGAGGATGTGCCGGTGTCATGCATCCCTGAGCATTCCCATCGCGCCCTGAATATGCCAAGTAAGCCCGCGCCCGAGACAACGATAAGACAGCGAAAAGTGAGCAAATTGGCATGAGGAACTTCCATCTCGCCGGCCGGTCCACGGTCCACGCCCAGAACGGAATGGTGGCGACGTCGCACCCGCTGGCCGCGCTGGCGGCAATCGATGTGCTGCGTGCCGGCGGCACCGCCGCCGACGCCGCGGTGGCGGCCTGCGCGCTGCTCGGGGTGATCGAGCCGCAATCGACCGGGATCGGCGGCGACTGCTTCGCGCTGCTTCAGCCCAAGGGCGAGGGCAAGATCACGGCCTATAACGGCTCGGGCCGCGCGCCGCAGGCGGCGACGGCGGAGTGGTACCTCGAGCGCAAGATCAATGCGATCCCGCTGACCTCGGCGCACGCCGTCTCCATTCCGGGAGCGGTCGATGCCTGGGCGACCATCCTGCGCGATCACGGCAAGCTCGGGCTCGACACCGTGCTGCAGCCCGCGATCAAGGCCGCCGAAGAAGGCTACGTCGTCGCGCCCCGCGTCGCCTTCGACTGGAAGAACCAGTTCGAGAAACTGAAGAAGGGCGTCAACACCGAGCGCTATCTGCTGCCGCACGGCAAGCCCGCGGTGGCCGGCGACGTGATCCGTCAGCCCGAACTCGGCAAGACGCTGCGCGCGATCGCGAAAGACGGCCGCGACGCGTTTTACAAGGGCGCCATCGCCGAGGACATGGTCGAGACCTTGCGCGGCATCGGCGGCCTGCACACGCTCGACGACTTCGCCGCCCACACCACCGAGACCACGTCGCCGATCGGCACCGTCTACAAGGGCCATGACGTCTGGCAGTGCCCGCCGAACGGTCCGGGCATCACCATGCTGGTGATGCTGAACATCCTGTCGCGCTTCGATCTGACGAAGTTCCCGGCGCTGAGCGTCGAGCGGTTCCATCTCGAAGCCGAGGCCGCGCGGATCGCCTACATGATGCGCGAGCAGCACGTCGCCGATCCCGCCTTCGTCAAGGTGGACGTCGCGCGGATCTTGACGCCGGAATTCGCCGAAGAATACGGCAGCCAGATCCGGATGGACCGCATGCTCGATCTTCCCGTGGTGACGCCGCCGATGAATCCGTCGACGGTCTACATCACCGTGGTCGACAAGGACCGAAACGTCTGTTCGTTCATCAACTCGATCGCGCATGCCTTCGGTTCGGCGATCGTCTCCAACAAGACCGGCGTCCTCTTGCAGAACCGCGGCGGCGGTTTCCGCATTCAGCCCGGCCATCCCAACTGCATCGCGCCGGGCAAGCGGCCGTTGCACACCATCATCCCGAGCCTCGTCACCAAAAACGGCCGCGCCGTGATGCCGTACGGCGTGATGGGCGGCCAGTATCAGCCGGTCGGGCAGGTGCGTGTACTGACCAACATGCTCGACTACGGCTGCGACGTGCAGGAAGCCATCGATATGCCGCGCGGCCTGCATTACGAAAACATCTACCAGCTCGAGGACGGCGTGCCGGCCGATATCGTCGAGGGCCTGAAGAAGCTCGGGCACAAGACCACCAGCGTGGTCGGCCCGCTCGGCGGCGGTCAGGCGATCTGGATCGACTGGGACAAGGGCACGCTCACCGCCGGCTCCGATCCGCGCAAGGACGGCTGCGCGCTCGGCTATTGAGCGCGCGGCGCGAATTGCGACCCCTGCCTCCGTCACAAGGATGCCCAAGAGATGGGACATTACCGATTTCGAAGTCTTCCGACCGCCGTTGCCATTGCGCTGGCCGGCGTCTTTCTCCTCACCGCGCCGTCAGGCGTATCGGCCCAGACCCCAGGAAAAACCATGACCACACCATCAGGCTTGCAGATTTCGGACAGCACGGTCGGGTCAGGCGCTTCGCCGAAGCCGGGCCAGATCTGCGTCATGCACTACACCGGCTGGCTCTACGAGAACGGCCAGAAGGGCAAGAAGTTCGACAGCTCGGTGGACCGCAACGAGCCGTTCGAATTTCCGATCGGGCAGCGCCAGGTGATATCGGGCTGGGACGAGGGCGTCGCCACCATGAAGGTCG
The sequence above is drawn from the Bradyrhizobium sediminis genome and encodes:
- a CDS encoding FKBP-type peptidyl-prolyl cis-trans isomerase, producing the protein MGHYRFRSLPTAVAIALAGVFLLTAPSGVSAQTPGKTMTTPSGLQISDSTVGSGASPKPGQICVMHYTGWLYENGQKGKKFDSSVDRNEPFEFPIGQRQVISGWDEGVATMKVGGKRTLIIPPALGYGARGAGGVIPPNATLMFEVELLGVK
- a CDS encoding acetolactate synthase large subunit; amino-acid sequence: MDNPMNGAQSLVKTLVGCGVDICFANPGTSEMHFVAALDSVTELRPVLCLFEGVATGAADGYGRIAGKPAATLMHLGPGLANGLANLHNARRAATPVVNIVGDHATYHLQYDAPLTSDIVGFARPVSSWIHESRSAKTVAADTARAVQAARAAPGGVATLILPADTAWNPADRAAPPLPDIGPAKVSADTVEAIAKLLSNGKKTAMLLRGKALIGDGLEAAGRVHAKTGVRLICDNFAPHSEPGAGRVTVERIPYFGEQITAFLAGTEQIILVGSKPPVSFFAYPGKPSWCVPEGCELFHLAHPHEDGAGALQDLADALGAPARPALYTELQLPDLPKGRLNSYTVAQVIAHLTPDHAIIADESNTASLPLLMTLARARPHTHLPLTGGSIGLGLPLAVGAALAAPGRKVVCPHGDGGAAYTMQALWTMARENLDITVVIYANRSYAILNYELQRVGAGTPGANALAMMDLHNPEMNWTKIADGLGIEASRATTAEEFAAQYESAMKHRGPRLIEAMT
- the trhO gene encoding oxygen-dependent tRNA uridine(34) hydroxylase TrhO; translated protein: MAYKVAAFYQFAALPDFRELREPLRAICAALELKGSVLLAHEGINGTIAGSGDAIDELVGELRDGALFGGRLDNLELKFSAAAAMPFQRLKIRLKKEIVTLGDPAADPTRQVGIYVDPADWNALIAAPDTLVIDTRNAFEVAMGTFAGAVDPGIRSFGQFKDFAAQQLDPARHRRIAMFCTGGIRCEKASAHLLARGFAEVYHLKGGILKYLEGVPETESRWRGECFVFDDRVALGHGLRERAMEHGSDE
- the ggt gene encoding gamma-glutamyltransferase, whose product is MRNFHLAGRSTVHAQNGMVATSHPLAALAAIDVLRAGGTAADAAVAACALLGVIEPQSTGIGGDCFALLQPKGEGKITAYNGSGRAPQAATAEWYLERKINAIPLTSAHAVSIPGAVDAWATILRDHGKLGLDTVLQPAIKAAEEGYVVAPRVAFDWKNQFEKLKKGVNTERYLLPHGKPAVAGDVIRQPELGKTLRAIAKDGRDAFYKGAIAEDMVETLRGIGGLHTLDDFAAHTTETTSPIGTVYKGHDVWQCPPNGPGITMLVMLNILSRFDLTKFPALSVERFHLEAEAARIAYMMREQHVADPAFVKVDVARILTPEFAEEYGSQIRMDRMLDLPVVTPPMNPSTVYITVVDKDRNVCSFINSIAHAFGSAIVSNKTGVLLQNRGGGFRIQPGHPNCIAPGKRPLHTIIPSLVTKNGRAVMPYGVMGGQYQPVGQVRVLTNMLDYGCDVQEAIDMPRGLHYENIYQLEDGVPADIVEGLKKLGHKTTSVVGPLGGGQAIWIDWDKGTLTAGSDPRKDGCALGY
- a CDS encoding SlyX family protein, translated to MAPMNDTGTLSDRIDALEIRLAFQDETIEALNNTITAQWQQIDALTRQLAALNERLREAEANAPGATNEPPPHY